From the genome of Verrucomicrobiaceae bacterium, one region includes:
- a CDS encoding transposase: MDPQSCRPTAGQALRVQAARAHHGAVFEALGVHTPEAIEEGLRAATKEVQAWLEQKYPQIAGSGQGGRAEIYWGDQTGVNNQPNAVRGYAPRGETPEIKQMSGRFGSSMMSAVSNRGSSRWMVYKGALDARLLIRFLERMVRSMQGRKVYLILDNLRVHHSKPVKEWLEQHQSRSRCITCPATVQSSIPTRGSTVR, translated from the coding sequence ATGGACCCGCAAAGCTGTCGCCCAACTGCTGGACAAGCGCTTCGGGTTCAAGCTGCCCGTGCGCACCATGGGGCTGTATTTGAAGCGCTGGGGGTTCACACCCCAGAAGCCATTGAAGAAGGCCTACGAGCAGCGACCAAGGAAGTCCAGGCGTGGCTGGAGCAGAAGTATCCGCAGATCGCAGGCTCAGGCCAAGGCGGAAGGGCCGAGATCTATTGGGGTGACCAGACCGGGGTCAACAACCAGCCCAATGCCGTGAGAGGCTACGCACCACGCGGAGAGACGCCCGAGATCAAGCAGATGTCCGGGCGCTTTGGTAGCTCGATGATGAGCGCGGTGAGCAACCGGGGGAGTTCGCGGTGGATGGTTTACAAAGGGGCACTGGACGCGCGGCTTCTCATCCGCTTTTTGGAGCGGATGGTTCGCTCGATGCAGGGGCGCAAAGTGTATCTCATCCTCGACAACCTGCGGGTGCATCACAGCAAGCCGGTGAAGGAGTGGCTGGAGCAGCATCAGAGCAGATCGCGGTGCATCACCTGCCCAGCTACAGTCCAGAGCTCAATCCCGACGAGAGGCTCAACCGTGCGCTGA
- a CDS encoding helix-turn-helix domain-containing protein, which yields MKEDGRKLSKEQQVEARRRAMLLAKKGWSEHDIAEAVGVHPRTVQQWKRHQRQHGTAALLCDERGRKTWG from the coding sequence ATGAAAGAAGACGGACGCAAACTAAGCAAGGAACAACAGGTGGAAGCACGTCGCCGGGCGATGCTGCTGGCCAAAAAAGGCTGGAGTGAACATGACATTGCCGAGGCGGTGGGGGTGCATCCCCGCACTGTCCAGCAGTGGAAGCGGCACCAGCGCCAACACGGCACCGCAGCCCTGCTGTGCGACGAGCGCGGCAGGAAAACATGGGGATAA